GGCCCGAGCCGCTCGACACCCGCGTGCTCGAGGGCTTGGTGGGCTACAACGCCCGCCGCGCGTACCTGGTGATCAGCGCCACCTTCGCCGAACGCATGGCGGTCTACGGCATGAAGCCGGTCGACTTCTCGGTGCTCTCGCTGCTGGAACACAACCCCGGCGCCACCTCGCGCCAGCTGTGCGCGACGCTGGACATCCTGCCGCCCAACTTCGTCAACATCGTCGCCGACATGGACCGGCGCGGCCTCATCGAGCGCCGGCCCCATCCGCACGACCGCCGCGCGCTCGGCCTGCACCTCACCCCGGCCGGCCACCAGCTGGTGGCCCAGGCGGAAGAAGCCGTCATCCAGCTCGAGCAGGAC
The sequence above is drawn from the Variovorax sp. J2L1-78 genome and encodes:
- a CDS encoding MarR family winged helix-turn-helix transcriptional regulator, which encodes MATAPRPRKRAASLASPAHTTTAPNGSAGPEPLDTRVLEGLVGYNARRAYLVISATFAERMAVYGMKPVDFSVLSLLEHNPGATSRQLCATLDILPPNFVNIVADMDRRGLIERRPHPHDRRALGLHLTPAGHQLVAQAEEAVIQLEQDASARLTERERDTLIRLLQKIYL